The Pirellulimonas nuda genome includes a region encoding these proteins:
- a CDS encoding FliG C-terminal domain-containing protein, whose amino-acid sequence MTATTDNALRKAAVLVRSMDAESSAALLSRLSPEESAALRQAIRELGEIEDSERSQAASEFRVARPTVTRREVAGVELHLGGNDTQILRMPTAAAGPAAPRANEPPGSPFGDLADADASALAAYLAGEQSQTIAVVLSYLPPRLAAEVLERSPAHMRVPVLDRLADMGEPDPDNLQVIATGLREWIAGQRRATERRSSRHQTIAAILGSASDDARDQLATSLAGQSRDWLPAAKLSTETASEPQTPAPAPPRVEVRFDDLATLSPIDLARVLRGVAPDQVVVALVGADDRLMQRIESQLSRAQRATLRRQIAKVGPARVREVEVAQRSIAGRASRLLAVGAISRPIRKSA is encoded by the coding sequence ATGACCGCCACCACAGACAACGCCCTGCGCAAGGCCGCCGTGCTGGTCCGCAGCATGGACGCCGAATCTTCCGCGGCGCTCCTCTCGCGTCTTTCGCCCGAGGAGTCTGCGGCGCTGCGTCAAGCGATCCGCGAGCTGGGGGAGATCGAGGACAGCGAGCGTTCGCAGGCCGCCAGCGAGTTCCGCGTCGCGCGCCCGACCGTCACGCGTCGCGAGGTCGCGGGTGTCGAGCTGCACCTGGGCGGCAACGACACCCAGATCCTGCGCATGCCCACCGCCGCGGCCGGCCCCGCCGCGCCACGGGCGAACGAGCCGCCCGGCTCGCCCTTTGGCGACCTCGCGGACGCCGACGCCTCGGCGCTGGCTGCCTATCTCGCGGGCGAACAGAGCCAGACCATCGCCGTGGTGCTCTCCTACCTCCCGCCGCGGTTGGCCGCGGAGGTGCTCGAGCGATCGCCGGCCCACATGCGTGTGCCGGTGCTCGACCGGTTGGCGGACATGGGCGAACCCGATCCGGACAACCTTCAGGTCATCGCCACCGGCCTGCGGGAGTGGATCGCGGGCCAACGCCGCGCCACCGAGCGCCGCTCGTCACGGCATCAAACGATCGCCGCGATCCTGGGCAGCGCGTCGGACGACGCCCGCGACCAGCTAGCCACGTCGCTCGCGGGGCAGTCGCGAGACTGGCTCCCGGCGGCGAAGCTCAGCACGGAGACCGCCAGCGAGCCCCAAACGCCCGCCCCCGCGCCGCCGCGGGTCGAGGTGCGTTTCGACGACCTTGCGACGCTCTCTCCCATCGACCTAGCGCGCGTGCTGCGCGGCGTGGCGCCAGACCAGGTAGTGGTCGCGCTCGTAGGGGCAGACGATCGCCTGATGCAGCGCATCGAATCACAGCTCAGCCGGGCGCAGCGCGCCACACTCCGCCGACAGATCGCCAAGGTTGGGCCCGCGCGTGTCCGCGAAGTAGAGGTGGCCCAACGTTCGATCGCCGGCCGCGCCTCTCGCCTGCTAGCCGT